The following proteins are encoded in a genomic region of Campylobacter showae CSUNSWCD:
- the rplJ gene encoding 50S ribosomal protein L10, producing the protein MTRNEKSEIISKLEAEFKENEAIIVCDYRGLSTKKLEALRDAARVLNVKVQIVKNTLANIALNNVEKSGMVLKDTNIFIWGDQLSATKVAAKFEETNSELFKIKTAHIDGEVASVEKVKALSKMPSRDELLAMLLQVWNAPIQNFTIGLNALKEKKEKSA; encoded by the coding sequence ATGACGAGAAACGAAAAATCTGAAATAATCAGTAAACTTGAAGCTGAATTTAAAGAAAATGAAGCGATTATAGTTTGCGATTATCGCGGTCTTAGTACTAAAAAACTTGAAGCATTAAGAGATGCGGCTAGAGTTTTAAACGTAAAAGTTCAAATTGTAAAAAATACTCTTGCAAATATCGCTCTTAATAACGTTGAAAAGTCTGGTATGGTTTTGAAGGATACAAATATCTTTATCTGGGGCGATCAGCTTTCAGCCACTAAGGTTGCGGCTAAATTTGAAGAGACCAACAGCGAACTATTCAAAATCAAAACCGCTCATATCGACGGCGAAGTTGCAAGCGTCGAGAAGGTCAAGGCTCTATCTAAGATGCCTAGCCGTGACGAGTTACTTGCTATGCTTTTGCAAGTTTGGAATGCGCCTATCCAAAATTTCACTATTGGACTAAATGCGCTTAAAGAAAAAAAAGAAAAATCAGCATAA
- the rplL gene encoding 50S ribosomal protein L7/L12, whose amino-acid sequence MAITKEDVLEFISNLSVLELSELVKEFEEKFGVSAAPVMVAGGAVAGGAADAAEEKTEFNVVLVDGGDKKINVIKVVRALTGLGLKEAKDAVEQTPSVIKEGVSKDEAEAAKKELEEAGAKVELK is encoded by the coding sequence ATGGCAATTACTAAAGAGGACGTATTAGAATTTATCTCTAATCTTTCAGTATTAGAGCTAAGCGAACTAGTAAAAGAATTTGAAGAGAAATTTGGCGTAAGCGCTGCTCCGGTAATGGTAGCAGGCGGCGCAGTAGCAGGCGGCGCAGCCGATGCAGCTGAAGAGAAAACAGAATTTAACGTTGTACTAGTTGACGGCGGCGACAAGAAAATCAACGTTATTAAAGTTGTTCGCGCTCTTACAGGTCTTGGTCTTAAAGAGGCTAAAGACGCAGTCGAGCAAACTCCTTCTGTTATCAAAGAGGGCGTTAGTAAAGACGAGGCTGAAGCAGCCAAAAAAGAGCTTGAAGAAGCTGGCGCTAAAGTCGAACTTAAATAA
- the rpoB gene encoding DNA-directed RNA polymerase subunit beta — MLNSLYSGNRLRVDFSNVAKEIDVPNLLQLQKKSFDQFLNVDKNQGESGIEKVFKSIFPIHDPQNRLSLEYVSSEIGKPKYTIRECMERGLTYSVNLKMKIRLIVHERDEKTGEKIGIKDIKEQEIFVREIPLMTDRISFIINGVERVVVNQLHRSPGVIFKEEESPTVVNKLIYTAQIIPDRGSWLYFEYDTKDVLYVRINKRRKVPVTILFRALGYKKQDIIKLFYPIQTLTIKDNKFLMPFNPDDYQGRVEYDIKDEEGNVLHEAGKRLTKRKADKIIADGVKFVEYPTEILVNRFLAHPVIDKNSGEVLYDTLAQLDENKLVKILADQESIEIANDLAAGVDDAIINSFIADNETLKLLRQTENVDDENDLAAIRIYKVMRPGEPVVKDAARAFVNDLFFNPERYDLTGVGRMKMNHKLALEVPEYVTVLTNEDIIKTAKYLIKVKNGQGHIDDRDHLGNRRIRSIGELLANELHLGFVKMQKAIRDKFTTLGNTEEIMPYDLVNPKMITTTIMEFFTGGQLSQFMDQTNPLSEVTHKRRLSALGEGGLVKDRAGFEVRDVHPTHYGRICPVETPEGQNIGLINTLSTYAKVNNLGFVEAPYKKVVDGKVTDEIVYLTATQEENLVIAPASTALDESGYIVEDLIEARQDGEMILAKREDVKLIDLCSGMIAGVAASLIPFLEHDDANRALMGSNMQRQAVPLLRSSAPIVGTGMESTVARDAWEAIKARRAGVVEKVDNKNIFILGEDEAGPYIDHYSMEKNLRTNQNTTFSQHPIVKKGESVAAGQIIADGPSMERGELAIGKNALIAFMPWNGYNYEDAIVISEKMIREDAFTSVHIYEKEIEARELKDGVEEITKDIPNIKEEDLLHLDDSGIIKIGTQVKPGMILVGKVSPKGEVKPTPEERLLRAIFGEKAGHVVNKSLYAAASMEGVVVDVKIFTKKGHEKDNRSNKVYEEEKAAFEKEHHDRLLMLDREEMLKVGALLCKTPLSSAQTIGKKTYKKGEKIDKEEFENINRFTLSAIVKGFSKDVQKSYDDIKNHFQNEKKKLKEEHDAKMEILEKDDILPSGVVKLVKVYIATKRKLKVGDKMAGRHGNKGIVSNIVPEVDMPYLPSGQPVDIVLNPLGVPSRMNIGQILESHLGLVGYRLGEQINQIFQEKKGEWVKELRAKMIEIASASKFMDAKKTLGKMSDELLLDYARDWANGVKFATPIFEGVRVDELMKLFELAKIDMDGKTELYDGRTGSKIKERVNVGCMYMLKLHHLVDEKVHARSTGPYSLVTQQPVGGKALFGGQRFGEMEVWALEAYGAAHTLREMLTVKSDDVEGRLSAYKALTRGENVPETGIPETFFVLTNELKSLALDVEIYDEDENNE, encoded by the coding sequence ATGCTAAATAGTTTATACTCAGGAAATCGTCTTAGGGTTGATTTTTCAAATGTTGCCAAAGAGATAGATGTTCCTAACCTGCTACAATTACAAAAAAAGAGTTTTGACCAATTTTTAAACGTAGATAAAAATCAAGGCGAAAGCGGTATAGAAAAAGTTTTTAAATCAATATTTCCTATACATGATCCGCAAAACCGCTTAAGCTTGGAATACGTAAGCTCTGAAATCGGAAAGCCAAAATATACGATCAGAGAGTGCATGGAGCGTGGGCTTACTTATTCTGTAAATTTAAAAATGAAAATAAGGCTGATTGTTCACGAAAGAGATGAAAAAACAGGCGAGAAGATCGGCATAAAAGATATAAAAGAACAAGAAATTTTCGTTCGTGAAATTCCTTTGATGACAGATAGAATTTCATTCATTATTAACGGCGTCGAGCGTGTCGTGGTTAATCAACTTCACAGAAGTCCGGGCGTTATCTTTAAAGAAGAAGAGAGTCCTACAGTCGTAAATAAGCTTATTTATACGGCTCAAATTATTCCTGACCGCGGTAGCTGGCTGTATTTTGAGTATGATACCAAAGATGTACTTTACGTTCGTATCAACAAACGCAGAAAAGTGCCTGTAACTATACTTTTTAGGGCGCTTGGATACAAAAAACAAGATATTATTAAATTATTTTATCCAATACAAACGTTAACTATAAAAGACAACAAATTTTTGATGCCGTTTAATCCAGATGATTACCAGGGCAGGGTTGAATACGACATAAAAGACGAAGAAGGCAATGTTTTGCATGAGGCAGGCAAAAGGCTTACAAAGAGAAAGGCTGATAAGATTATTGCCGATGGAGTGAAATTTGTCGAGTATCCGACTGAAATTTTGGTAAATAGGTTTTTAGCTCACCCGGTTATCGACAAAAACAGTGGCGAGGTGCTTTATGATACTCTTGCCCAGCTTGATGAAAATAAATTGGTTAAAATTTTGGCTGATCAAGAAAGTATCGAAATTGCAAACGACTTGGCTGCTGGCGTGGACGACGCTATCATAAATTCATTTATCGCCGATAACGAGACGCTCAAACTACTACGTCAAACCGAAAATGTTGATGACGAAAACGATCTTGCGGCGATAAGAATTTATAAAGTTATGCGTCCTGGCGAGCCGGTCGTTAAAGATGCTGCTCGCGCTTTCGTAAATGATCTATTCTTTAATCCTGAAAGATATGATTTGACTGGTGTTGGCCGTATGAAAATGAACCACAAGCTAGCACTTGAAGTACCTGAATACGTAACGGTTTTGACCAACGAAGACATTATAAAAACGGCAAAATATTTGATAAAGGTCAAAAACGGACAAGGACATATAGACGATCGCGATCACCTCGGCAACCGTCGTATCCGCTCTATCGGCGAGCTTTTGGCGAACGAACTTCACCTGGGATTTGTAAAAATGCAAAAAGCCATCAGGGATAAATTTACGACGCTGGGTAATACCGAAGAGATTATGCCTTACGATTTGGTTAATCCAAAAATGATAACCACGACGATAATGGAATTTTTCACCGGCGGTCAGTTGAGCCAGTTTATGGATCAAACCAACCCGCTTAGCGAAGTTACGCATAAGCGCAGACTTTCAGCGCTGGGCGAAGGTGGTCTTGTTAAAGATAGGGCCGGCTTTGAAGTGCGCGACGTTCACCCGACTCACTACGGTAGAATTTGTCCAGTAGAGACTCCGGAAGGTCAAAACATCGGCCTTATCAACACGCTTTCTACTTATGCGAAGGTAAATAACCTCGGCTTCGTAGAGGCTCCTTATAAAAAAGTCGTAGATGGCAAGGTAACCGACGAGATCGTTTATTTAACGGCGACTCAAGAGGAAAATTTAGTTATCGCTCCGGCCTCTACCGCGCTTGACGAAAGCGGATATATAGTAGAGGATTTGATCGAAGCCAGACAAGACGGTGAGATGATACTAGCCAAACGTGAGGACGTTAAGCTAATCGACCTTTGCTCCGGCATGATAGCCGGTGTTGCTGCATCGCTTATTCCGTTTTTGGAGCATGACGACGCAAACCGTGCCCTCATGGGATCAAACATGCAGCGCCAAGCAGTACCGCTACTTCGCTCGTCCGCTCCTATCGTTGGAACCGGCATGGAGAGTACTGTAGCGCGCGACGCATGGGAGGCGATAAAGGCTAGACGCGCTGGAGTAGTCGAAAAGGTGGACAATAAAAACATCTTTATCCTTGGCGAAGACGAGGCAGGTCCATATATCGATCACTACTCTATGGAGAAAAACTTAAGAACCAACCAAAATACGACCTTCTCTCAGCATCCTATCGTTAAAAAAGGCGAAAGCGTAGCGGCCGGGCAGATCATCGCCGACGGTCCGTCTATGGAGCGCGGCGAGCTGGCTATCGGTAAAAACGCCCTTATAGCTTTCATGCCGTGGAATGGTTACAACTACGAGGACGCGATCGTAATTAGCGAAAAAATGATCCGGGAGGATGCATTTACGAGCGTGCATATTTACGAAAAAGAAATCGAAGCGCGCGAGCTAAAAGACGGCGTTGAGGAGATCACAAAGGATATTCCGAATATCAAAGAGGAAGACCTACTTCATCTTGATGATAGCGGTATAATAAAAATCGGCACGCAAGTAAAACCCGGCATGATCCTAGTTGGTAAGGTTTCTCCAAAAGGCGAGGTTAAGCCAACGCCTGAGGAGCGCTTACTTCGCGCGATTTTTGGAGAAAAAGCCGGCCACGTGGTAAATAAATCCCTTTACGCTGCAGCTTCTATGGAAGGTGTCGTCGTAGATGTTAAAATTTTTACCAAAAAAGGCCACGAAAAAGATAATCGTTCAAATAAAGTTTATGAAGAAGAAAAAGCGGCTTTTGAAAAAGAACACCACGATAGACTCTTGATGCTAGACCGCGAAGAGATGCTAAAAGTGGGCGCTCTGCTTTGCAAAACGCCTTTGAGTTCTGCTCAAACTATCGGCAAAAAAACCTATAAAAAAGGCGAGAAAATCGATAAAGAAGAGTTTGAAAACATCAACCGCTTTACTCTAAGCGCGATCGTTAAAGGCTTTTCAAAAGATGTTCAAAAATCATACGACGACATAAAAAATCATTTCCAAAACGAGAAGAAAAAGCTCAAAGAAGAGCATGACGCGAAGATGGAAATTTTAGAAAAAGACGACATCTTGCCAAGCGGCGTAGTTAAGCTCGTTAAAGTCTACATCGCAACCAAGCGCAAGCTCAAGGTGGGCGATAAGATGGCGGGTCGCCACGGAAACAAGGGTATTGTTTCAAACATCGTTCCTGAGGTTGATATGCCGTATCTGCCGAGCGGTCAGCCGGTCGATATCGTGTTAAACCCGCTGGGCGTTCCTAGCCGTATGAATATCGGCCAAATTTTAGAAAGCCACTTGGGACTTGTCGGCTACCGCTTAGGCGAGCAGATAAATCAAATTTTCCAAGAGAAAAAAGGCGAGTGGGTAAAAGAGCTACGAGCCAAAATGATCGAGATAGCCTCGGCCTCTAAATTTATGGATGCTAAAAAGACTCTAGGCAAAATGAGCGACGAGTTGCTTTTAGATTACGCTAGAGACTGGGCTAACGGCGTCAAATTTGCCACGCCTATATTTGAGGGCGTTAGAGTTGATGAGCTGATGAAACTATTTGAACTAGCTAAGATCGATATGGATGGCAAGACCGAGCTTTACGACGGACGCACGGGCTCAAAGATCAAAGAACGCGTAAACGTCGGATGTATGTATATGCTAAAGCTTCACCACCTAGTCGACGAAAAAGTCCACGCTAGAAGCACGGGGCCATACAGCCTTGTTACTCAGCAGCCAGTCGGCGGTAAGGCGCTATTTGGCGGACAAAGATTCGGAGAGATGGAGGTTTGGGCGCTTGAGGCATACGGCGCAGCTCATACGCTTCGCGAGATGCTAACGGTCAAATCAGACGACGTCGAAGGACGCTTGTCTGCGTATAAAGCCCTAACTAGAGGCGAAAACGTGCCTGAAACAGGTATTCCTGAGACATTTTTCGTTCTAACAAACGAGCTAAAATCATTGGCGCTTGATGTCGAGATATACGATGAGGATGAAAATAATGAGTGA